A window of Ignavibacteriales bacterium contains these coding sequences:
- a CDS encoding MBOAT family protein, with product MLSNIKIENIWNFLKYKPGDPLLFNTSLFLILFFFFLIVYNLLKNNKPARVLSLIIFSFYFYYLSAGYFTAILIVSAVINFFFGKWIASTESFTKKRFFLVLTLILNLALLGYFKYTNFLLQAISDLRGTGFSPLQIFLPIGISFYTFKALTYIFDIYYDTLKPTKNFLDFVLYLSFFPNVLMGPIDRAADFLPQINKELFISKEDMGKATFLICSGLLKTVILSSYLEDNFIGRIFEFPLRYTGVENLFAIYAYAIRLYCDFSGYTDLAIGISLFLGFKIMDNFNSPFKATSIADFWRRWHISLSKWLLDYLFKPIQISLRSWRNLGNVIALVVTFFVCGLWHGAGWNFILWGLYFGVLMSIALFLQKPKEKLYKMLKINNTKFLRFFQIIITFHFIAFSFLLFRLNDLPIAKDMISQIFEFFHGEVALQFVEKMPLIFGLIVLGFVSHFFPVKIETAIKRSVTALPLAGKIILLALVIWLVAQFKSADIQPFIYFQF from the coding sequence GTGCTGTCTAATATCAAAATAGAAAACATTTGGAATTTTCTTAAATATAAACCGGGCGATCCGCTATTATTTAATACAAGTCTTTTTTTAATTCTATTTTTCTTTTTCCTTATTGTTTATAATCTCTTAAAGAACAATAAGCCGGCACGTGTTCTCTCATTGATCATCTTTTCTTTTTACTTCTATTATTTGTCCGCCGGATATTTTACTGCGATACTAATCGTTTCGGCAGTTATCAATTTTTTTTTCGGAAAATGGATCGCTTCAACAGAAAGTTTTACTAAGAAGAGATTTTTTCTTGTTCTCACTCTTATTCTTAATCTTGCTCTTCTCGGTTACTTCAAATACACTAATTTTTTATTGCAAGCAATTAGCGATTTACGCGGAACGGGGTTCAGTCCGCTTCAAATATTTTTACCGATTGGAATTTCTTTCTATACTTTTAAAGCGCTTACATACATCTTCGATATTTATTACGATACACTAAAACCAACAAAGAATTTTCTCGATTTCGTTTTATATCTCTCATTCTTTCCAAATGTTTTGATGGGACCGATAGACCGTGCGGCTGATTTTCTTCCTCAGATAAATAAAGAGCTGTTCATTTCTAAAGAAGATATGGGCAAAGCAACATTTTTAATTTGTTCGGGATTACTCAAGACAGTTATTCTCAGCAGTTATCTTGAAGATAATTTCATCGGAAGAATTTTTGAATTTCCACTTCGATACACCGGCGTAGAAAATTTATTTGCAATCTATGCTTATGCAATTCGTCTCTATTGCGATTTTTCCGGTTATACTGATTTAGCAATCGGAATTTCCTTATTCCTCGGTTTTAAGATTATGGATAATTTCAATTCTCCTTTCAAGGCAACAAGCATTGCAGATTTTTGGAGACGCTGGCATATTTCACTTTCCAAATGGCTTCTCGATTATCTTTTCAAGCCGATACAAATTTCATTACGAAGTTGGAGAAATTTAGGCAATGTGATTGCACTCGTTGTTACATTTTTTGTCTGCGGTTTATGGCACGGTGCCGGATGGAATTTTATTCTTTGGGGATTATACTTCGGCGTGTTAATGTCCATCGCTTTGTTCTTACAAAAGCCGAAAGAAAAACTTTATAAAATGTTAAAGATCAATAACACAAAGTTTTTAAGATTCTTCCAGATTATAATAACATTTCACTTCATTGCATTTTCATTTCTGCTTTTTAGATTAAATGATTTGCCGATTGCGAAAGATATGATTTCACAAATTTTTGAATTCTTCCACGGTGAAGTTGCTTTACAATTTGTAGAAAAGATGCCGTTAATATTCGGATTGATTGTTCTCGGATTTGTTTCTCACTTCTTCCCGGTTAAAATTGAAACTGCAATCAAAAGATCAGTAACCGCGCTGCCGCTTGCGGGAAAAATAATTTTGCTCGCCTTAGTTATTTGGCTCGTTGCACAGTTTAAGTCTGCGGATATCCAGCCGTTCATCTATTTTCAATTCTAA
- a CDS encoding acyl carrier protein → MISQELKKVILKELNLDDFDLQDETIASEVPGWDSLNHINIILAVEKSFNVKFKSYEVLRLKNVGDLQKLLDTKLGK, encoded by the coding sequence ATGATCTCGCAAGAATTAAAAAAAGTTATTCTCAAAGAATTGAATCTTGACGATTTCGATCTTCAAGACGAAACGATTGCCTCGGAGGTTCCGGGTTGGGATTCTTTAAATCATATAAATATCATTTTAGCCGTTGAAAAATCTTTCAATGTAAAATTTAAAAGCTATGAAGTGCTACGCCTTAAAAATGTTGGCGATCTACAGAAGCTGCTTGATACAAAGCTCGGCAAATGA
- a CDS encoding AMP-binding protein produces MSNFQMDDSKTLWQRWNRNAERNPDKEAIVHWVAGEEPIRWTYKNLIETAKKFSVRAKEAGIKPGEVCAIVMHHNPFFYPLYLGISRAGALPAVLAYPNPRLHPDKFRQGLEGMAQRSGLDYILTESELDPIIRPLIEKPGSTIKSVFFPLEWDYKKDVDQKLDAEVEQIALSIKETDPILLQHSSGTTGLQKPVVLSHRAILNHVKNLGDALKLSEKDKFASWLPLYHDFGLIACFQIPLAYGITSIQINPFEWVLAPILLLEVITKEKATLTCLPNFAYNVLAEKIHDDELNEISLSSLRAVVNGAEPIRHDTHQKFTEKFKNYGFNPLALSCLYGMAEITLSLTIHEPGKPIPELAVDRNELSKGVMKLAGKNSVARICVSSGKLIGGCEARIVDETRKDIPDGIVGEVAVKSVSMFDGYRNYPEKTAEVVENGWYFSGDYGFRYNDEFFIIGRKKDLIIVAGKNIYPEDIEDIINQVDGVVPGRVIAYGEEDEKMGTEQIAVIAETKAESEKGKNDLRLAILKAGMSIDVNIHKVYLVPSRWLIKSSAGKPSRKANKERILSREDKQVWSR; encoded by the coding sequence ATGAGCAACTTTCAAATGGATGATTCTAAAACTCTTTGGCAAAGATGGAATAGAAATGCCGAACGAAATCCTGACAAAGAAGCAATCGTTCATTGGGTTGCAGGAGAAGAGCCGATACGCTGGACTTACAAAAATTTAATTGAGACTGCAAAAAAATTTTCCGTAAGAGCTAAAGAAGCCGGAATAAAACCCGGTGAAGTTTGCGCAATAGTAATGCATCACAATCCTTTTTTTTATCCATTGTATCTTGGTATATCGCGTGCCGGAGCTTTGCCTGCAGTTCTTGCTTATCCTAATCCGCGTTTACATCCCGATAAATTTCGCCAAGGATTAGAAGGAATGGCGCAGCGTTCGGGTCTGGATTATATTTTAACTGAAAGCGAACTCGATCCAATTATTCGTCCTTTAATTGAAAAACCCGGCAGTACAATCAAATCTGTTTTCTTTCCTCTTGAATGGGATTACAAAAAAGATGTTGATCAAAAACTTGATGCCGAAGTGGAACAGATAGCTTTATCAATTAAAGAAACTGATCCGATATTGTTACAGCATTCATCCGGCACTACAGGTTTGCAAAAACCCGTTGTTCTTTCTCACCGTGCAATATTAAATCATGTAAAAAATCTCGGCGATGCATTAAAACTTTCTGAGAAAGATAAATTTGCAAGCTGGCTGCCACTATATCACGATTTCGGTTTGATCGCCTGTTTTCAAATTCCCCTTGCATATGGAATTACAAGTATACAAATCAATCCTTTTGAATGGGTTTTGGCACCGATACTTTTACTTGAAGTAATAACAAAGGAAAAAGCTACCTTAACATGCCTGCCAAACTTTGCATATAATGTTCTGGCAGAAAAAATTCACGATGATGAGTTAAATGAAATTTCTCTTTCCAGTTTAAGAGCCGTTGTCAACGGGGCCGAACCTATTCGGCATGATACTCATCAAAAGTTTACAGAAAAATTTAAGAATTACGGATTCAACCCTCTTGCTCTTTCTTGTTTATACGGAATGGCGGAAATAACATTGAGTCTAACCATTCACGAACCCGGTAAACCAATTCCGGAATTAGCCGTTGATAGAAATGAATTATCAAAAGGAGTAATGAAGCTTGCCGGTAAAAATTCTGTGGCACGCATATGTGTTTCATCCGGAAAACTTATCGGCGGATGTGAAGCACGGATTGTTGATGAAACCAGAAAAGATATTCCCGATGGAATTGTCGGCGAAGTTGCAGTAAAATCTGTTTCGATGTTTGACGGCTACCGCAACTATCCGGAAAAAACCGCAGAGGTTGTTGAGAACGGATGGTATTTTTCTGGTGATTACGGTTTCAGATATAATGATGAGTTTTTTATTATCGGCAGAAAAAAGGATTTAATTATTGTAGCCGGAAAAAATATTTATCCGGAAGATATTGAAGATATTATTAATCAAGTTGATGGTGTTGTCCCCGGACGTGTAATTGCTTATGGTGAAGAAGACGAAAAAATGGGTACAGAGCAGATTGCAGTTATTGCCGAGACAAAAGCTGAAAGCGAAAAAGGAAAAAATGATTTACGCCTTGCAATACTGAAAGCTGGAATGTCAATAGATGTTAATATTCATAAAGTTTATCTTGTCCCTTCAAGATGGTTGATAAAAAGTTCTGCCGGTAAACCGAGCAGAAAGGCGAATAAAGAAAGAATTTTAAGTCGTGAAGACAAACAAGTTTGGAGCAGATAA
- a CDS encoding GDSL-type esterase/lipase family protein has translation MKKIISLYKIIFVAVFLFITPLSAQNAKLTQPGKDTLRYRTNPNYQLQTSMYDIYKTHQADIVMFGNSLTHGTAWNELLGRPNVVERGITSDVLYGFEARLGSIYKLNPKIVFIMGGLNDIYNWTPVEDIFSIYVRIISALKSKNIIPVIQSTTYASKTYGKEFGGSPEGNFGRNREVDKLNKLLSDYAKKNNIFFIDLNSLTAGKDGFLRPELTWDGIHFKADAYKIWAREVEKVLAKYNL, from the coding sequence ATGAAAAAAATAATCTCTTTATATAAAATAATATTTGTTGCAGTGTTTTTGTTTATAACTCCACTGTCGGCTCAAAACGCAAAATTAACGCAGCCCGGTAAAGATACTTTGCGATACCGCACTAATCCGAACTACCAGCTTCAAACTTCAATGTATGATATTTATAAAACCCATCAAGCAGATATTGTTATGTTCGGCAATTCATTAACACACGGCACCGCTTGGAATGAATTATTGGGAAGACCTAATGTTGTCGAGCGCGGCATTACAAGCGATGTTCTTTACGGTTTTGAAGCGCGTCTCGGTTCAATTTATAAACTTAATCCGAAAATCGTTTTCATTATGGGAGGACTAAATGATATTTACAACTGGACTCCGGTTGAAGATATTTTTTCGATATACGTTAGAATTATCAGCGCATTAAAATCAAAAAATATAATTCCTGTGATTCAGTCAACAACTTATGCTTCTAAAACATACGGTAAGGAGTTTGGTGGATCACCTGAAGGGAACTTTGGAAGGAACAGGGAAGTTGATAAGCTTAACAAACTTCTTTCCGATTACGCAAAGAAAAACAACATATTCTTTATTGATTTAAATTCTCTTACTGCCGGTAAAGACGGATTTCTCCGTCCCGAACTAACCTGGGATGGAATTCATTTCAAGGCAGATGCATATAAAATTTGGGCGCGTGAAGTAGAAAAAGTTTTAGCGAAATATAATTTGTAA
- the rfbA gene encoding glucose-1-phosphate thymidylyltransferase RfbA, which produces MKGIVLAGGSGTRMYPVTRVYSKQLVTIYDKPLIYYPLSILMLAGIKDVLIISNEGTIPLYKKLFGDGSHVGLRIEYAVQSAPNGIAESFIIGEKFIGKDSVSLILGDNIFYGTLTFFYHSVEQLKNGATIFAYQVNDPERYGIVEFDKNGKAISIEEKPKMPKSNFAVPGLYVYDNKVVSISKNLKPSSRGELEITDVNKKYLDAGELHVEKIGRGVAWLDTGTPEALLKASNFFGVIEDRQGLKVACIEEIAYQKGFINKKEFYSLIDSIPKSLYRDYLEKIISE; this is translated from the coding sequence ATGAAAGGAATTGTCTTAGCCGGCGGCTCTGGAACAAGGATGTATCCCGTAACCCGTGTTTATAGTAAACAACTTGTAACGATTTACGATAAACCACTTATCTATTATCCGCTATCTATATTAATGCTTGCCGGTATAAAAGATGTTCTGATCATTTCCAACGAAGGAACAATTCCTCTCTACAAAAAATTATTTGGGGACGGTTCTCATGTTGGACTAAGAATAGAATATGCAGTTCAATCTGCTCCTAACGGTATAGCAGAATCGTTCATCATCGGAGAAAAATTCATAGGCAAAGATTCCGTTTCTTTAATTCTTGGAGACAATATTTTCTACGGAACTCTAACTTTTTTCTACCACTCAGTTGAGCAATTAAAAAACGGAGCTACAATTTTTGCTTATCAAGTAAATGACCCCGAGCGTTATGGTATTGTTGAATTCGATAAGAACGGAAAAGCAATAAGCATTGAAGAAAAACCGAAAATGCCAAAATCTAATTTTGCGGTTCCGGGATTATATGTTTATGATAATAAAGTTGTTAGTATTTCAAAAAATCTAAAACCTTCTTCAAGAGGCGAACTTGAAATAACCGATGTAAACAAAAAATACTTAGATGCCGGTGAATTACATGTTGAAAAGATTGGACGTGGTGTTGCTTGGTTAGATACCGGTACACCGGAAGCTCTATTGAAAGCATCAAACTTTTTCGGAGTTATTGAAGATAGGCAAGGGTTGAAAGTCGCTTGTATTGAAGAGATAGCATATCAAAAAGGATTTATAAATAAAAAAGAATTTTATTCTCTTATAGATAGCATACCAAAATCTTTGTACCGTGATTACTTAGAAAAAATTATCAGTGAATAA
- a CDS encoding ROK family protein produces the protein MKYYIGIDGGGTKTRCVLTDDLLKVLQTEESRAANPLAVSFEKAAECLLNLIMSVIEKEQLNFGMIESIGIGLAGVGRIENREKLQKIILEKFSFAKDKVQKIEIFTDAEIALEGAFNGEAGAILIAGTGSIIYGKDESGKIFRVGGFGKTIGDEGSGYTIGRKGLAAIAKYFDGRGKETWLVKKISGQFGIQDSNQLINKMHLENFDIAAIAKLVIDCADEGDEICINILDQESDELLSHISALMKEMNVNKLDLCLSGSLLTNTNYYSKRLKDKIRRSFHQINIKQATYPPETGAILLAKKSDS, from the coding sequence ATGAAATATTACATAGGCATTGACGGTGGAGGAACTAAGACAAGATGTGTCTTAACAGACGATCTTTTAAAAGTATTACAAACCGAAGAGAGCCGTGCCGCTAATCCGTTAGCAGTTAGTTTTGAAAAAGCAGCGGAATGTTTGCTCAATTTGATAATGAGTGTTATTGAAAAAGAGCAATTAAATTTTGGGATGATCGAATCAATCGGCATTGGACTTGCAGGAGTTGGAAGAATAGAAAATAGGGAGAAGCTGCAAAAAATTATTTTAGAAAAATTTTCTTTTGCAAAAGACAAAGTTCAAAAAATCGAAATTTTTACTGATGCTGAAATTGCTTTAGAAGGAGCGTTTAATGGAGAAGCCGGCGCAATACTTATTGCAGGTACCGGTTCGATCATTTATGGAAAAGATGAAAGCGGGAAAATTTTCCGCGTTGGTGGATTTGGAAAAACTATCGGCGACGAAGGAAGCGGTTACACAATCGGTAGGAAAGGATTAGCTGCAATTGCAAAATATTTTGACGGAAGAGGGAAGGAAACTTGGCTCGTAAAAAAAATCAGCGGGCAGTTCGGTATTCAAGATTCGAATCAATTAATAAATAAAATGCACTTAGAGAATTTTGATATAGCCGCTATAGCAAAACTTGTTATTGATTGCGCTGATGAAGGAGATGAGATTTGCATAAATATTCTTGATCAAGAATCTGATGAATTGTTATCCCACATTTCTGCTCTGATGAAAGAGATGAATGTTAATAAATTAGATCTTTGTCTTTCGGGAAGTTTATTAACAAATACAAATTATTATTCCAAACGTTTGAAAGATAAAATTCGGAGATCTTTCCACCAAATAAATATAAAACAAGCTACATACCCGCCGGAAACAGGTGCAATTTTATTAGCAAAAAAATCTGATTCATAA
- a CDS encoding MFS transporter: MTEEKIKTQKNKSPWSWIPTLYFAEGLPYAIVISVSVIMYKRLGLSNADITLYTGWLYLPWVIKPLWSPFVDIFKTKRFWIYSMQLLIGAGMAGVAFTIPMPNFFQFTLAFFWLIAFSSATHDISADGFYMLALSENQQSFFVGIRSTFYRVAMIAGQGLLVIFAGYLESTLALGPAELKVIANPNKFFEQTIKVDSIAAKQLSGNLRLIANPSYLEISTRPQTKESADFYSNFAHNFNIMNGFIKEPSVISDTTTRTDLVGNIGIVKFYLSKQPDKDDEYIVNLDYIEGNHGIKIIEGKSLKFNANNWNKPAFAVFQLDSTIAKKTEASFKAQVDKVPLAWVFTFSVIGILFVFFFIYHKVILPKPVSDKHVGVNRQSSVMKEFFRAFARFFEKKKIILVILFLLFYRLGEAQLLPMAKLFLLDSRNAGGLGLSLTEIGWVYGTIGIISLMIGGLLGGFAISRKGLRFWMWPMLLAINIPHALYVYLAYVQPSNIWIIGSCVAGEQFGYGFGFTAYMMYMMYLADGEYKTSHYAIATGFMALGMMLPGMLSGFIQEAIGYKFFFIWLLITIIPSIFIIKFLPLEYQFGKKKLTE, from the coding sequence ATGACCGAAGAAAAAATAAAAACTCAGAAGAATAAAAGTCCATGGAGCTGGATCCCGACTCTCTATTTTGCAGAAGGGTTACCATATGCAATAGTGATTTCGGTTTCAGTGATCATGTATAAGCGTCTCGGACTTTCTAATGCAGATATTACATTGTATACAGGCTGGCTTTATCTGCCGTGGGTGATCAAACCGTTGTGGAGTCCTTTCGTTGATATTTTTAAAACAAAAAGATTTTGGATCTACTCAATGCAGCTTCTTATCGGGGCGGGAATGGCCGGTGTTGCATTCACAATTCCGATGCCCAATTTCTTTCAATTTACACTTGCATTTTTTTGGTTGATCGCATTCAGCTCCGCTACACATGATATCTCCGCCGATGGTTTCTATATGCTTGCTCTTTCCGAAAATCAGCAATCATTTTTTGTCGGAATAAGAAGTACATTTTATCGAGTTGCTATGATTGCAGGACAAGGATTGCTTGTAATATTTGCCGGGTATTTGGAAAGCACGCTGGCACTTGGTCCTGCAGAACTTAAAGTAATTGCCAATCCGAATAAATTTTTTGAACAGACGATTAAAGTTGATTCAATAGCTGCCAAACAGTTAAGCGGTAATTTAAGATTGATAGCGAATCCTTCTTATTTAGAAATCAGTACTCGTCCTCAAACAAAAGAGTCTGCGGATTTCTATTCAAACTTTGCTCATAATTTTAATATCATGAACGGTTTTATAAAAGAGCCGAGTGTTATTTCAGATACAACTACGCGGACTGATCTTGTTGGAAATATTGGGATAGTGAAATTTTATCTTTCCAAGCAGCCGGATAAAGATGATGAGTATATAGTAAACTTAGATTATATAGAAGGGAATCACGGAATAAAAATAATCGAAGGGAAATCCTTAAAGTTCAATGCTAACAATTGGAATAAACCCGCCTTTGCAGTTTTCCAACTGGATTCCACGATTGCAAAAAAAACCGAGGCATCATTTAAAGCTCAGGTAGATAAAGTACCTCTCGCCTGGGTTTTCACATTTTCAGTAATTGGAATTCTTTTTGTTTTCTTTTTTATTTATCACAAAGTAATATTACCTAAACCGGTCTCCGATAAACATGTAGGAGTGAACAGACAAAGTTCCGTAATGAAAGAATTTTTCCGTGCATTCGCCCGCTTTTTTGAAAAGAAAAAAATTATTCTGGTCATTTTGTTTCTTCTTTTTTACAGACTTGGAGAAGCACAGCTTTTACCTATGGCAAAATTATTTTTACTCGATTCTAGAAATGCCGGAGGGCTCGGATTATCGCTTACTGAAATTGGATGGGTATATGGTACAATCGGAATAATTTCTTTGATGATAGGCGGTCTTCTTGGAGGATTTGCAATCTCAAGAAAAGGATTGAGATTCTGGATGTGGCCGATGTTATTGGCAATCAATATTCCGCATGCACTTTATGTGTATTTAGCTTATGTGCAACCGTCAAATATTTGGATTATCGGGTCATGCGTAGCGGGCGAACAGTTCGGATATGGATTCGGATTTACAGCTTATATGATGTATATGATGTATCTCGCCGATGGCGAGTATAAAACTTCTCATTACGCTATAGCAACAGGATTCATGGCGCTCGGAATGATGTTGCCTGGAATGCTAAGCGGATTTATTCAAGAAGCAATCGGTTATAAATTTTTCTTTATTTGGCTTCTGATCACTATTATTCCATCGATATTTATAATTAAATTTCTTCCGTTAGAATATCAATTCGGAAAGAAGAAGCTGACAGAATAA
- a CDS encoding ABC transporter ATP-binding protein: MLNSEQVIEVRGLTKKFGSLIAVNNLDLNVYRGDVFGFLGPNGAGKSTTIRMLLSLIKPTSGEMKIFGKSITKNRKEIFSKIGAIVEKPDFYLYLSAYKNLEILGKLSGADTSKKKIMEMLALVGLEKRYKSKVKTYSHGMKQRLGLAQALLHDPELIILDEPTTGLDPQGMKEIRDLIIYLSREKGKTIFLSSHILHEVELIATRMIIISKGTAQVEGTVEELLKGEKVVVTFEVDNIEDAMRTVNESKWKENFKSTSKSEINFELTKNEIAMLNKYLIEKGILVSAVVPVRSLEDYFLRITEGGAK; this comes from the coding sequence ATGTTGAATTCCGAACAAGTAATTGAAGTTCGCGGACTCACTAAAAAATTTGGAAGTCTAATTGCAGTTAATAATCTTGATTTAAATGTTTACCGCGGAGATGTGTTTGGATTTTTAGGGCCTAACGGGGCCGGTAAAAGCACAACAATTAGAATGCTGCTCTCGCTAATTAAACCAACAAGCGGCGAGATGAAAATTTTTGGTAAGTCCATTACAAAAAACAGAAAAGAAATTTTTTCAAAGATCGGCGCAATTGTAGAGAAGCCTGATTTTTATCTTTATCTATCTGCATATAAGAATTTAGAAATTCTTGGTAAACTTTCCGGTGCAGATACTTCAAAGAAAAAAATTATGGAAATGCTGGCGTTGGTAGGTCTTGAGAAACGGTACAAAAGCAAAGTGAAAACTTATTCCCATGGAATGAAACAGCGGCTCGGTCTTGCACAAGCTCTTCTTCACGATCCGGAATTGATAATACTCGATGAACCAACAACCGGTCTCGATCCTCAAGGGATGAAAGAAATCCGTGATTTGATAATTTATCTTAGCAGAGAAAAAGGGAAAACAATTTTTCTATCATCTCATATTCTTCACGAAGTTGAGCTGATAGCAACAAGAATGATTATCATTAGTAAAGGAACCGCTCAAGTAGAAGGAACAGTTGAAGAACTCCTAAAAGGCGAAAAAGTTGTTGTAACATTTGAAGTAGATAATATTGAAGATGCGATGAGAACAGTGAATGAATCTAAGTGGAAAGAAAATTTTAAGTCAACATCTAAAAGTGAAATTAATTTTGAGTTAACAAAAAATGAAATTGCCATGCTCAATAAATATTTAATTGAGAAAGGAATATTAGTCAGTGCAGTTGTGCCGGTTCGTTCTCTTGAAGATTACTTCTTAAGAATTACGGAAGGAGGCGCTAAATGA
- a CDS encoding ABC transporter permease subunit gives MITLIWLELQKMFRKWRTYIGFIAIGFLAIVVQVTLYFAGSKMIDFQMRGMEQSFVMVGNLFNGYFIARFILMALIIHIPFLIVLVGGDLLAGEATAGTYRMLLTRPVSRLQVVTAKFIAGWISVLLLLVWLLLLSLVVSLLLFGSGPLLSFQGMKLVVFAENDILWRFACAYLFAFISMSTVISISIFFSSFVQNAIGPIAATMAVLIIFLILSAIPVDFFQTIKPYLFTNHMSQWDGFFGDPVDYKEIFHSMWYLLAHIIVIYGITTYIFIKKDILS, from the coding sequence ATGATTACATTAATTTGGCTTGAACTCCAAAAAATGTTTAGGAAGTGGAGAACTTACATTGGTTTTATCGCAATCGGATTCCTTGCAATTGTAGTTCAAGTTACACTTTATTTTGCCGGCTCAAAGATGATTGATTTTCAAATGCGCGGAATGGAACAATCATTTGTTATGGTTGGAAATCTTTTCAACGGTTATTTCATCGCTCGTTTTATTCTGATGGCATTGATCATTCACATTCCGTTTTTAATAGTGCTTGTCGGCGGCGATCTTCTTGCCGGTGAAGCTACTGCGGGAACATATCGAATGCTTCTTACTCGTCCCGTTTCCCGTCTTCAAGTTGTTACAGCAAAATTTATTGCAGGATGGATCTCTGTACTTTTACTCTTAGTGTGGTTATTGCTCTTAAGTCTTGTAGTAAGTCTATTACTTTTCGGTTCCGGTCCGCTTCTTTCATTTCAAGGAATGAAGTTAGTCGTTTTTGCTGAGAATGATATTCTTTGGCGATTCGCTTGTGCATATTTATTTGCATTTATAAGCATGTCAACCGTTATTTCAATTTCTATTTTCTTTTCTTCATTTGTTCAGAATGCAATTGGACCAATTGCAGCAACTATGGCTGTGTTAATTATATTCTTAATATTATCAGCAATACCGGTTGATTTTTTCCAAACCATTAAACCATATTTATTTACCAATCATATGTCGCAGTGGGATGGGTTTTTTGGTGACCCCGTTGATTACAAAGAGATCTTTCATTCAATGTGGTATCTGCTTGCCCATATAATTGTTATTTACGGAATTACAACTTACATCTTCATTAAAAAAGATATTTTAAGTTAG
- the sucC gene encoding ADP-forming succinate--CoA ligase subunit beta: MKIHEYQAKETLKKFGVPVQDGVAIKKISEFDNAISQLQARGINQFVVKSQIHAGGRGKGKLYNPNNREELVLEGGVKFTTSVDKAREYASKMLGNLLVTHQTGAEGKIVKTLFITEGLDYKKELYLGILLDRGVSKNVIMASTEGGVEIEKVAEETPEKIIKEWIEPSVGIQSYQARKLAFGLGLEGNAFKSFVPFMMKLYKAYEETDASMLEINPLIITNDDKIVALDAKMNFDDNALYRHPEIVAYRDLDEEDPLEIEASKFNLNYIKLDGNVGCMVNGAGLAMATMDIIKLAGGEPANFLDVGGGANKETVANGFKIILSDPNVKAILINIFGGIVRCDRVAQGVIDAVKEISVTVPVVVRLEGTNAIEAKELLENSGLNFEVAATLQDAAKKVTSVLTAEVVA; this comes from the coding sequence ATGAAAATTCATGAGTATCAGGCAAAAGAAACATTAAAAAAATTCGGCGTACCTGTTCAAGACGGAGTCGCGATAAAAAAAATATCGGAATTTGACAATGCAATTTCACAACTTCAAGCGAGAGGAATAAATCAGTTTGTAGTTAAATCACAAATTCATGCCGGCGGAAGAGGAAAGGGGAAACTTTACAATCCAAATAATAGAGAAGAATTGGTTTTAGAAGGCGGAGTTAAGTTTACCACATCGGTTGATAAAGCACGTGAGTATGCAAGCAAAATGCTTGGTAATTTATTGGTTACTCATCAAACCGGAGCTGAAGGAAAAATAGTTAAAACACTTTTCATTACCGAAGGACTCGATTATAAAAAAGAATTGTATTTGGGAATACTTCTTGACCGCGGCGTTTCAAAGAATGTGATAATGGCATCAACAGAAGGCGGAGTTGAAATTGAAAAAGTTGCCGAAGAAACTCCGGAAAAAATTATTAAAGAATGGATCGAACCATCCGTGGGTATTCAATCTTATCAAGCACGTAAACTTGCTTTCGGACTTGGGCTTGAAGGAAACGCTTTCAAAAGTTTTGTTCCTTTCATGATGAAACTCTATAAAGCATACGAAGAAACAGATGCATCCATGCTTGAAATCAATCCGCTCATTATTACAAACGATGATAAGATTGTTGCACTTGATGCAAAAATGAATTTTGATGATAACGCATTATACCGTCATCCCGAAATTGTTGCTTACCGTGATCTTGATGAAGAAGATCCGCTGGAAATTGAAGCATCGAAGTTCAATCTCAATTACATTAAACTTGATGGTAATGTTGGCTGTATGGTGAACGGAGCGGGATTGGCAATGGCTACAATGGATATAATAAAATTAGCAGGCGGTGAACCGGCAAACTTTTTAGATGTCGGCGGCGGAGCTAATAAAGAAACAGTTGCAAATGGTTTCAAAATTATTTTGTCTGATCCGAATGTAAAGGCAATCTTGATAAATATTTTCGGCGGCATAGTCCGTTGCGATCGCGTTGCTCAAGGTGTAATTGATGCAGTGAAAGAAATTTCGGTTACTGTCCCGGTTGTCGTTCGTCTTGAAGGAACAAATGCAATTGAAGCAAAAGAACTTTTAGAAAACTCAGGGCTAAATTTTGAAGTTGCAGCTACACTACAAGATGCAGCAAAGAAAGTTACATCTGTTCTTACTGCCGAAGTTGTTGCATAA